The genome window ATGGTCAAAGCCGCGGTTGTAGCATATCATAGAAATGAAAGAATACCGACGCGGCGCACATACAGTATTTGAAATACATGTTCCTCTAGTGTGGTGTACTAAGTAAATGCGAGGTCATATATCAAAAGATCATGTTCATTTATTTATATCAATACCGCCACAAGTATGTATCAGTCGTTTAATGCAATATTTAAAAGGAAAAAGTGCATTTAAAATAATGCAAGAGTTCCCAAATTTAA of Deltaproteobacteria bacterium contains these proteins:
- a CDS encoding transposase, whose amino-acid sequence is MRGHISKDHVHLFISIPPQVCISRLMQYLKGKSAFKIMQEFPNL